One genomic window of Solanum dulcamara chromosome 12, daSolDulc1.2, whole genome shotgun sequence includes the following:
- the LOC129876182 gene encoding cyclase-associated protein 1-like, which produces MDEKLIQRLESAVSRLEALSIGGGVSLGDGEVAAALDPSIIAFDDLRSQFVGRVRTAAEKIGGQVLDVTKIVEEAFEAQRELLIKIKETQKPSMSGLAEFLKPLNDVIVKATKMTEGRRSDIFNHLKAAVDSLTALAWIAYTGKDCGMSMPIAHVEESWQMAEFYNNKVLVEFRNKDPNHVEWAKALKEIYLPGLRDYVKSHYPLGPVWSATGKVAVSAPPKAPAPSRPMPPPPPASLFSSESPQASSSRPKKGMSAVFDEINSGKPVTGGLRKVTDDMKTKNRADRTGVISAGGKEGRVSSPSFSKAGPPKLELQMGRKWVVENQIGRKNLVIDDCDAKQSVYIFGCKDSVLQIQGKVNNITIDKCNKMGVVFSDVVAACEVVNCNGVEVQCQGSAPTISVDNTTGCQLYLSKDSLKTSITTAKSSEINVLVPGAGPDSDWGEHALPQQFAHVYKNGQFVTTPVSHSGG; this is translated from the exons ATGGATGAGAAGTTGATACAGCGATTGGAGTCCGCCGTGTCGCGGCTGGAAGCGCTGTCAATCGGTGGCGGAGTTTCTCTTGGAGATGGCGAAGTTGCGGCGGCTTTAGATCCATCCATTATTGCCTTTGATGATCTGAGGTCACAGTTCGTCGGGAGAGTTCGCACTGCTGCAGAGAAGATTGGTGGACAAGTTTTGGATGTCACTAAGATTGTTGAGGAGGCTTTTGAAGCTCAGAGAGAACTTCTTATCAAAATCAAGGAAACTCAG AAACCTAGCATGTCTGGTTTGGCTGAATTTCTTAAGCCTCTGAATGACGTGATTGTGAAAGCTACAAAAATGACAGAAGGACGGCGATCTGATATCTTCAACCACTTGAAGGCTGCTGTTGATAGTCTAACAGCGCTGGCATGGATCGCTTACACTGGAAAAGATTGTG GTATGAGTATGCCTATTGCACACGTGGAAGAAAGTTGGCAGATGGCAGAGTTTTACAATAACAAG GTCCTTGTGGAGTTCAGAAACAAAGACCCAAATCATGTTGAATGGGCAAAAGCTTTGAAAGAGATTTATCTCCCTGGCTTGCGGGATTACGTTAAGAGTCACTACCCATTGGGCCCTGTGTGGAGTGCTACAGGGAAAGTTGCTGTATCTGCACCACCAAAGGCTCCCGCACCAAGTCGTCCCATGCCGCCTCCTCCACCAGCTTCTCTATTCAGCTCTGAATCTCCCCAGGCTTCATCATCACGCCCGAAGAAAGGGATGTCAGCtgtttttgatgaaattaattCGGGGAAGCCAGTGACTGGTG GATTGAGAAAGGTGACAGATGATATGAAGACAAAGAACCGTGCAGATAGAACCGGTGTCATTAGTGCAGGAGGAAAGGAAGGTCGCGTTAGCTCACCCTCTTTCTCTAAAGCTGGACCTCCGAAACTGGAGCTTCAGATGGGTCGTAA ATGGGTGGTTGAGAATCAAATAGGAAGAAAGAATCTAGTCATTGATGATTGTGATGCAAAGCAATCTGTCTATATTTTTGGATGCAAAGATTCAGTACTGCAGATCCAAG GGAAAGTCAAcaacataacaattgataagtGCAATAAAATGGGAGTCGTATTCTCG GATGTTGTGGCAGCTTGTGAGGTTGTCAACTGCAATGGTGTGGAGGTTCAATGTCAG GGTTCAGCGCCGACAATTTCAGTCGATAATACAACTGGATGTCAATTATACTTGAGCAAAGATTCTTTAAAGACTTCCATTACAACAGCTAAGTCAAGTGAAATTAATGTTTTGGTTCCTGGTGCAGGGCCTGATAGTGATTGG GGTGAACACGCTTTGCCGCAGCAGTTTGCTCATGTATATAAGAATGGCCAATTTGTGACTACACCTGTCTCCCATTCAGGAGGTTAA
- the LOC129875677 gene encoding uncharacterized protein LOC129875677 encodes MPFPSSSLRRQNQMQHHQQLQPAVATHSCNSHKRPLVQPPYVAVPARQQLQRTTTSTAAGASMLQSTDHQTPASDEDEERRHDSSHYSSKTDLKIRPGSQREKEKTSIGMTVMDNCHLLHAFGTHIQILGKAIITEALEIWEAVEKALQKDWSKTKNERNEPEKGKLLHWATRALLVDAAPLCLAVTQDKSIHNIRYHLVCVISSKLPQSRPLCDAALDSQPTMIHGFPS; translated from the exons ATGCCCTTCCCCTCTTCTTCTCTTCGCCGACAAAACCAGATGCAGCACCACCAGCAGCTCCAACCAGCAGTCGCGACGCACAGCTGCAACAGCCACAAACGACCTCTTGTGCAGCCACCGTACGTCGCCGTTCCGGCAAGACAGCAGCTGCAGCGGACAACAACATCGACGGCGGCAGGAGCATCGATGCTCCAATCAACTGACCATCAAACTCCAGCCagtgatgaagatgaagaacgCCGCCATGATTCAAGTCATTATTCGTCAAAGACGGATCTTAAGATCCGTCCGG GTTCACAAAGGGAGAAAGAAAAAACAAGCATTGGAATGACGGTTATGGATAACTGCCATTTGCTTCATGCCTTTGGCACCCATATTCAAATTTTAGGGAAGGCCATAATTACTGAAGCACTAGAAATATGGGAAGCTGTGGAAAAAGCACTACAAAAGGATTGGTCAAAG accaagaacgagaggAACGAACcagaaaagggaaagctcttgcact GGGCGACAAGAGCCCTCTTGGTTGATGCTGCTCCACTTTGTCTTGCTGTCACACAAGACAAGTCTATACATAACATTCGATATCATCTCGTATGTGTGATTAGTAGTAAGTTGCCTCAATCAAGGCCCTTGTGCGACGCTGCCCTGGATTCCCAGCCCACAATGATTCATGGTTTTCCTTCATGA